Part of the Terriglobales bacterium genome, TTGCGGCCGCCGATCACCCCACCATTCTTCTCTTCGACGTAAGCCGCGAGGTTGCGTTCAAACGCAAGACCGGCAAGTTGGGGATGTGGCAGGTGTCTTCGCCAGAGTCAGTCAAGCCATTCTCCGCGGCATGTTATCACTTCGGGGTAGAGTTGCAGAAAGAGCTGCAGGTTCCTATTGGTTTGATTAATTCGTCATATGGCGGGTCGCAGGCCGAAGCTTGGACACCGGTGGAGTATATTCTGGCATCGGACGATCTTCGTCCGTGCGTGGAGCGCACCAAAATCTGGGACGAAGAGAGGCCCCGGGTCAAGGCTGAGTTTGATGAAAAGATGAAACAGTGGCGTGATGCGGTCGAGAAGGCAAAGGCCAACGGCACTCGCGCACCCAACGCGCCGCGCGATCCGGATGCGCTGCGCCCCTACCGCATTGCCGCTTCCATCTACAACGGCATGATTGAGCCACTCATACCATTCGCCATCCGCGGCGCGATTTGGTATCAGGGAGAATCAAACGAGGACCGTGCGCAACAGTACGGCATCCTCTTGCCCACAATGATTCGGGCTTGGCGAGAGCGCTGGGGACAGGGAGATTTCCCCTTCGGCATTATCCAGCTTCCGAGCTATCGAGACGTCCGCCCCGAGCCCACCGATGAGCCTTGGAGCTTTTTGCGTGAGGCACAGCGGCGCACCGCTTTGACAATTCCCAAAAGTGGACTCATTGTAACGATTGATATAGGTGAAGCTCATGACATTCATCCTAAAAACAAGCTTGAAGTTGGCAAGCGCATGTGCCGATGGGCGCTGGTGGATGTGTATGGCCGCAAGATGGTGAAATCAGGCCCAATGTTTCTCAAGGCAAAGATAAGTGGGTCGAAGATCATTCTTACGTTTGGCGAAGTGGGGCAAGGATTGAAAATCAAAGATGGCAGCAAACTCGACGAGTTTGCTATCGCCGGGGCGGACCATCAATGGCATTGGGTCGATGCGACGATTGCTGGAAAAGATCGGGTGGAAGTTCGGTCTCGTCTGGTGCCGCATCCCGAGGCAGTGCGGTATGCGTTCAACAATAATCCGCAGCATCCTAACCTTACCAACGAAACGGGACTGCCGGCGGCCCCGTTCCGCAGTGATGATTGGCCGGGACCAACGGACGGCAAACGCTAACAGTGCTCAGGAGAAGAATGATGATCAGAGAAAGTTTGGCAGCTTTGCTGCTGGTTTTGTTTTCGTCAACCGTTGGTTTTGGCCAGCAAGCTGCGTCCTCTCAGACTGGAGACGGCGAGGCTGCTTTGGTTTTGCCACAGGATCAAGGCGGTGGAAAACGCGCCTTCCGGCTCGACGGATTTTTCTATGAGACCACCGAGGGACGCACAACCTTCCCCGCGCAAATTACTGGTAAGGAGCGAAGCCTTCAGAGCAAAGGATTCGAAAACCAAGCCAAGATGGCTGACGGCCGCACGGTGAATATCTCGGTCAAACGGGAAGGCCACAATTTCATCATTCGCTTGGGTGCTCAGCCTGACTCCGGCATTACCAAATGGGGCTTTGCCGTGGCTTCGACGCAGGAAGAATACTACACCGGGCTCATGGAACGTGTAGTGGACGGGCCGCAACAGGCTTCATGGGCGCCTGGCCTGAAGCAGGCCATGGATCTACGCGGGCAAACCATTGAGATGATCCTCAAGCCCACTACCTCTATATATGCTCCATTCTATGTTTCATCCCGTGGCTATGGTTTATTTGTAAAGAGCCTGTGGCCGGGTCGTGTTGATTTCGCCGCGAGCGATCCCCAGCGGGTCAAGATTGAATTTGAAGGTCCAAGTCTCGAATTCAAAGTGTATATCTCTGATGACCCCATGGAACTGGTACGTGAGCATGCGCTCGATGCCGGCCCGCCCTTCCTGCCTCCTAAGTGGATGTACACGCCTTGGCGATGGCGTGACGAGCACACGCAGTTGTCGGAGTACTATGACGGCACGCCAGTGACGGGTCCGTTCAACTCCCAGGTCATGGAAGATGTGCTGATGATGCAAGCCTTCGGCATTCCCGACGGTGTTTACTGGATTGACCGTCCGTGGGGGCCAGGGCCATTGGGATACGACGATTTTGAAATTGATGCCAAGCGTCTGCCCAATTTTCCTGAGACGATCCGCTGGGTCAATGAAAAACATATGCAAATGATGATGTGGATCGGCCCGTTCTTCCAGGGCAACATGGCGAAAGAAGCCATGGCGAAAGGCTATACCTTGCCCGGCCAGAAGCCGACACGAAATAACTATCCACTGGCGGATTTGACCAATCCGGCGGCAAAGAAGTATTGGCAAGATGGTGTGGCGAAGTTGCTTAAGCTGGGAGTCGTTGGATTTAAGATGGATCGTGCTGAAGAGGACATCCCAGACGGCGGTCCTTACAACGTTTTTGATGGCCGCTCGCTCCGCGAAAACCGCAATGCTTATCCCGTCATGTACCTCAAGGCGACATATGATGTGACAAAAAAATATCGCGAGGATGATGATTTCGTCCTCATGCCTCGTGCCGCCTACACCGGCAGTTCACCCTACGGAGTGTTCTGGGCTGGTGACATTACCGGCACCCAGGAAGGCCTGCGGGCGGCGATCATCGCCGTGCAGCGTTCTGCTGTGATGGGCTATCCCAACTGGGGTTCCGATACCTGCGGTTATACCAATAAGGCAATTGACCAGGAAGTCTGCGGACGCTGGCTGGCCTTCAGCAGCTTTACCCCGATCATGGAGGTCGGTCCAACCCAGAACGTTGGATTCTGGAACCTGCCACGTGATCCGAGTTACGACCCTGTACTGATCGCGCTCTGGCGGCTTTACGGAAGGGTGCATGTGCGCCTGGCTGACTACAGTTACAAGAGCGCTCGGACCGCGCATGACACAGGTACACCAATCGTGCGCCCGGTTTTTCTGGTTGATCCTAAGGCTTCACAGGCGTGGGCGAACTGGCATACGTATCTTTATGGGCCAGATTTGCTTGTCTCCCCAATATGGGAAAAGGGAAGGCGCACCCAGGAAGTCTACCTGCCCGCTGGTGAGCGATGGCGTTATGCCTGGCGGCCAGACAAGATTTACCAGGGTGGCCAGACGGTCACCGTTGATGCGGAACTCTACCAGATTCCGCTGTTCATTCGTGTGGGTTCGAGCGTTGACCTGGGCGACCTGAATCAGGAATATCAGGAATCACTCGCGATTGCCCAGAAGAAGCCGGACTTGAAGGCATTAGATGCAGAAGTAAGTGAGTGGTTCGCGAAGAACAAGCAGGGGACAGCGAAGAAATGAAGATGGCCGGCGTGAAACCCTGCAGACTCGGGAAGATGCATCAATGCGATTGAAAAGAATTTTTCGCGACTCAGCTAAATTCCTAATATGGGACATTCTATTCTTAATGCTTTTCTCAGTTGCGGCGTTTTCACAACAAGCGTCGGTTCCGCCGGTCTTTACCAATCCCGAAATAGGAGGACTCCAGCGCCTCTTTCAAGATCCACCTGATGACAGCCGCATTATGATGCGCTGGTGGTGGTTCGGGCCGGCAGTGACCAAGCCCGAGCTCGAGCGTGAAATGCGGCAAATGAAAGCTGCGGGGATAGGCGGTTTCGAGGTGCAGCCGGTTTATCCTCTTGTTCCCGATGATCCGGATGTCGGCATAAAAAACCTTTCTTTCCTCTCCGACGAGTTTCTTGATGTGCTGAAGTTTACCTCTGAAAAAGCACACGAGCTCGGACTTCGAATGGATCTCACCCTGGGAAGCGGGTGGCCTTACGGAGGGCCGCAAGTTCCCATCAATCATGCCGCCGGGCAATTGCGCTTGCAGCGTGTGAAGGTCGCGAGCGATTCGCAACGCGTGTCGGTGCCGAGTATGACTGCCGGCGAAAAATTGCTCGCGGTTTTTCTGGCTGATATCCAGGGACAGGCGATCGCACCGGAAAGTTTGCATGAGCTTACCGTCAACGGAGAAAACCTGGTCGAACTCCCTGCCGGCCTCAGTGGGCCTCACGAACTACTTTTCTTTATTTCGAGCCGCACGGGAATGACCGTAAAGCGGTCTGCAGTAGGGGCCGAAGGGTTCGTGGTGGATCATTACGATGCTGCGGCTGTTGCGGAGTATCAACAGAAAGTTGGTATCCGGCTCATGCAGGCTTTTCGCGGCACACCTCCGTATGCAGTTTTCTGCGACAGCCTGGAAGTATTTCAATCCGATTGGACGGGTGACTTCCTGGAGGAGTTCCAAAAGCGGAGAGGCTATGACCTCAAGCGGTATCTTCCTGCTCTGGTATTCGATATCGGACCAAAAACCGGGGCCATTCGGCATGATTGGGGGAAGACACTTACGGAGCTATTCAACGAGCGTTTCGTTGTTTCCATGCGGGGGTGGGCCAAACAAAATAAAACATTATTTCGCATGCAAGGTTATGGCATGCCTCCGGCTGAGATGTCGAGCAATGCGCTGTCAGATCTGCCAGAAGGCGAGGGGCCGCAGTGGCAGGTGGTCCGCGGTTCACGCTGGGCTGCCTCGGCCAGCCATATTTATGGGCGTCCGGTAACGTCGTCAGAAACCTGGACTTGGATCCACTCGCCGGTTTTTCGCGCGACTCCTCTCGACATCAAAGCTGAGGCAGATCTTCACTTTCTGCAGGGAATCAACCAACTGGTGGGGCATGGCTGGCCCTATACCGCGGAGGGTGTCGAGTATCCGGGATGGCGCTTCTATGCCTCGGGTGCTCTGGACGATAAAAATCCGTGGTGGATCGTGATGCCCGATGTGACCGCGTATCTGCACCGGCTTAGCTTCCTGCTGCGACAAGGAGAGCCTGCCAATGATGTCGCTCTGTATCTTCCCAACAGCGATGCCTGGGCGAGCCTTTCCGCTGGGCGAGTCCACCTGATTGAGACCCTTCGCGATCAAGTTGGCATCGATGTGATGCCGCAAGTTTTCGAAGCTGGATTCAATTTGGACTTTTTCGATGACGATGCTCTCAAGCAAACTGGCCACCTGGAAAAAAACAGTCTGACGCTTGGGCCGGGCAGATACCGGGTAGTCATTCTGCCCGATGTCGAACGCATACCGCTTGAGACGCTGCAAAAACTGGCGGACTTTGCTCACGGTGGCGGGGTGTTGATTGCCACACGCCGCCTGCCTTCGTTAGCCCCTGGCTTTCTGGCAGCCGACGCGGAAAACAGCCAGGTTCGTGATCTTTCGCGCAGTTTGTTCGAAGGCCCGTCGGCTGTCGCGCATTTCGTCGAAGACGAAAAGCAGCTTGGAAAACAACTGGCCAGCTTGTTGCAGAGCGACATCTCATTTTCCGCGCCTGCTCCGGATATCGGTTTTGTGCACCGTAGAACCAAGGACGCAGAAATTTATTTTGTGGCGAACACCGGCAATACACCTGTGAGTTTGAACGGCACCTTTCGCGTTGCAGCCGGGAACGCAGAGTGGTGGGACCCTATGACTGGGAGAGTTTCGAAGGCAAAAGCGCTGGTTCAGACAAAAGATCTGACAAAAAGAGGAATAACCATTCCGCTGAACCTGGAGCCTTATGCTTCGCGTGTGCTGGTTTTTTCACGGCGTTCTCTGCCGCCGCTCACTGCGCGACGTGCGCCTGTGACTCCCGCCCCCGTTGATCTGAGCACGGGCTGGCAGATTTCGTTCGGCCAAGACAGCAAATCAAAAACGATAGACCGGTTGGAATCCTGGACCGATGACAAAGAGACGCGCTATTTTTCCGGTCTTGCCACATATGAGAAAGATGTAACCGTGCCGGAAAACATGCTGCAACCCGGCCTCGCGGTGCGGCTCGACTTCGGGGAAGCGAAACCCATTCCGCCACAGAATCTGCGAGCAGGCATGCAGGCCTGGCTTGATGCCCCGGTGCGCGAGGCAGCAGTCGTCTATGTGAATGGCAGTCGCGCGGGATCGGTTTGGTCGCCGCCATATTCGCTGGATATTACGTCTTACCTGAAGCATGGCAACAATCACGTGAAGATTGTTGTAGGTAATCTCGCGGTCAACTACATGGCTGGCCACGCATTGCCCGATTACCGGCTGCTCAACTTGCGTTATGGCGTACGCTTCGAAGCCCAGGACATGGACAAGATACGGCCAGTGCCCGCCGGTTTGCTCGGACCGATTCGCCTATTGTCTGTTGCTGAAGCGCCTTGAAACTAGAGAGTGTCCGTAATTCGGAAGCTATTCCCGCGTCTCGCGTCGTCACATAACGGCCAACACACCGTTCACGTAACCTACCGATTCCGCCAGGCCGGGCAGCGGGTCCTTCTCGTCTTTCTCGAATTCATAGTGGAAGGTTCCCGAGTACTTGAGCCGGTTTGCCTCCCGAAGCAATTTAGCGACGTCGATCACGCCCCGGCCAATTTCAACTGTCGTGCCGCTAGGCTGGGACGCCGATTCGTCCTTGAGGTGAAAATCGTGTACTCGATCAAAGCACTTGGAGAACTGTTCCGTCGGATCCAACCCGATCCGCTGTGTGTGCCCGATGTCGATGCATAACCCCATCCGCTTGTCCATGTTGGCGACAGCCTTGTACACGCTCTCCGGGCTGGGGAAGTTGCGGTCTGTAGGCCCGTGATTGTGAATGGCACAAATAATGTCTGTCTCTTTAGCTGCGTGCTCGACCGCTGGGAGCAGCGCTGGCTCCGGACCGCCAATAATCATCTTCATGCCTGCCTTCTTCGCATACGCGAAGGCTCGTTGGACCTCTTCCTCGGTTTTCATGTAAACCACACCGCAGGAGTCAGCTTCGAGCCCGGCCTGCTTGATCTTCTCCACCGCCGCCTGGATTTGCTCATCCGAACTATTCAAAGGGAGATGCATCTCCTTTAAGGTGAGCTTCTTCAACCCTAAGCGTTTCGTCATCTCGATGGCGTCTTCCAGCTTGAACGTGCGAAAGGAGTAGGATGCGATTCCAAAACTGAATGGGAAAGTGCGATTCCGTGCAGCTTCCTTAACTCCTGCCTGAAGCGGTTGTCCTGGAAGCAAGGCTGAAATTGGAATAGATCCCGCCGCCGCCGCAATGCTGGCAGTCTTCAAGAAACCACGCCTGGTAACATTGTTCATTGAGAGTCTCCGATTGGGTGAAATAGGTGCTAAATCCTGGACGTCGAGCGAATCCGGCGTATTGTAACCCTCTCGTTCGTCAAAAGTCTAACTGCCAACTTTTGCGGGAAACTCCAGAGCTATCCTGTTCAGGTTGGGAATTCCTCGACACGGCACACGAAGCATGACATCCGCGTAAATAATCGAAATGTGGCATAGAGACGCAGCAAACTGCGTCTCTAACCAAAGATGTCAACAAAGCGAGATAGCTCTATTCAACCGAATCGAAGAGTTTTTCCAGTGAAGTGATCTGGACGCGAAGCTCGTTTCTGATCTTCTCAGCGCGGTCGTTAAAATCAGACTCTTTGTCGCCCGGCTTGTAGGCGAAAACCGTACCGAGGGCACCGATTGTCTTCCCAGAACGGTCCTGCAATACCAACTCTACTTCGAAACGGTCTCCCTTTTTGTTGATTTCCAGGTTGGACTTGCCGGTTTGAACCACTCGGAGATCGTCCTCGTCGGCCTTCTTGCCAATTCGTCCTATGTTAGAAGCGATAATAATGTTGTCAGAGCCGTTCGGCGGAGTGACATGCATGGCGAGCACCAGCAAGTCGGGGTGCTTGGCAATAGCATCATCCACCAGTTTCTGTGCGTAGATTTTATTTTTTGGCGTCTGCGACAAAGCGGGATGAACGCTGCCGAAAACGGCCAGAAGTGCAAATAAACCAACCAAATACTTAAATCGTGTCATTACTGTTCTTTCTCCTCTCAAAGTTTGTGGCCTTCGGCAACCTCTACC contains:
- a CDS encoding sialate O-acetylesterase, which encodes MMNWNKKLSWALIITITVLVSAAYADVTLPDILSDGMVLQRDQRVPVWGKADPDEAITVSFAGQVKKTKADQEGKWRVDLDPMPANAASATITITGHNVIELKNVLVGEVWLCSGQSNMQRTLPETNDGDAAIAAADHPTILLFDVSREVAFKRKTGKLGMWQVSSPESVKPFSAACYHFGVELQKELQVPIGLINSSYGGSQAEAWTPVEYILASDDLRPCVERTKIWDEERPRVKAEFDEKMKQWRDAVEKAKANGTRAPNAPRDPDALRPYRIAASIYNGMIEPLIPFAIRGAIWYQGESNEDRAQQYGILLPTMIRAWRERWGQGDFPFGIIQLPSYRDVRPEPTDEPWSFLREAQRRTALTIPKSGLIVTIDIGEAHDIHPKNKLEVGKRMCRWALVDVYGRKMVKSGPMFLKAKISGSKIILTFGEVGQGLKIKDGSKLDEFAIAGADHQWHWVDATIAGKDRVEVRSRLVPHPEAVRYAFNNNPQHPNLTNETGLPAAPFRSDDWPGPTDGKR
- a CDS encoding glycosyl hydrolase, producing MLFSVAAFSQQASVPPVFTNPEIGGLQRLFQDPPDDSRIMMRWWWFGPAVTKPELEREMRQMKAAGIGGFEVQPVYPLVPDDPDVGIKNLSFLSDEFLDVLKFTSEKAHELGLRMDLTLGSGWPYGGPQVPINHAAGQLRLQRVKVASDSQRVSVPSMTAGEKLLAVFLADIQGQAIAPESLHELTVNGENLVELPAGLSGPHELLFFISSRTGMTVKRSAVGAEGFVVDHYDAAAVAEYQQKVGIRLMQAFRGTPPYAVFCDSLEVFQSDWTGDFLEEFQKRRGYDLKRYLPALVFDIGPKTGAIRHDWGKTLTELFNERFVVSMRGWAKQNKTLFRMQGYGMPPAEMSSNALSDLPEGEGPQWQVVRGSRWAASASHIYGRPVTSSETWTWIHSPVFRATPLDIKAEADLHFLQGINQLVGHGWPYTAEGVEYPGWRFYASGALDDKNPWWIVMPDVTAYLHRLSFLLRQGEPANDVALYLPNSDAWASLSAGRVHLIETLRDQVGIDVMPQVFEAGFNLDFFDDDALKQTGHLEKNSLTLGPGRYRVVILPDVERIPLETLQKLADFAHGGGVLIATRRLPSLAPGFLAADAENSQVRDLSRSLFEGPSAVAHFVEDEKQLGKQLASLLQSDISFSAPAPDIGFVHRRTKDAEIYFVANTGNTPVSLNGTFRVAAGNAEWWDPMTGRVSKAKALVQTKDLTKRGITIPLNLEPYASRVLVFSRRSLPPLTARRAPVTPAPVDLSTGWQISFGQDSKSKTIDRLESWTDDKETRYFSGLATYEKDVTVPENMLQPGLAVRLDFGEAKPIPPQNLRAGMQAWLDAPVREAAVVYVNGSRAGSVWSPPYSLDITSYLKHGNNHVKIVVGNLAVNYMAGHALPDYRLLNLRYGVRFEAQDMDKIRPVPAGLLGPIRLLSVAEAP
- a CDS encoding TIM-barrel domain-containing protein gives rise to the protein MMIRESLAALLLVLFSSTVGFGQQAASSQTGDGEAALVLPQDQGGGKRAFRLDGFFYETTEGRTTFPAQITGKERSLQSKGFENQAKMADGRTVNISVKREGHNFIIRLGAQPDSGITKWGFAVASTQEEYYTGLMERVVDGPQQASWAPGLKQAMDLRGQTIEMILKPTTSIYAPFYVSSRGYGLFVKSLWPGRVDFAASDPQRVKIEFEGPSLEFKVYISDDPMELVREHALDAGPPFLPPKWMYTPWRWRDEHTQLSEYYDGTPVTGPFNSQVMEDVLMMQAFGIPDGVYWIDRPWGPGPLGYDDFEIDAKRLPNFPETIRWVNEKHMQMMMWIGPFFQGNMAKEAMAKGYTLPGQKPTRNNYPLADLTNPAAKKYWQDGVAKLLKLGVVGFKMDRAEEDIPDGGPYNVFDGRSLRENRNAYPVMYLKATYDVTKKYREDDDFVLMPRAAYTGSSPYGVFWAGDITGTQEGLRAAIIAVQRSAVMGYPNWGSDTCGYTNKAIDQEVCGRWLAFSSFTPIMEVGPTQNVGFWNLPRDPSYDPVLIALWRLYGRVHVRLADYSYKSARTAHDTGTPIVRPVFLVDPKASQAWANWHTYLYGPDLLVSPIWEKGRRTQEVYLPAGERWRYAWRPDKIYQGGQTVTVDAELYQIPLFIRVGSSVDLGDLNQEYQESLAIAQKKPDLKALDAEVSEWFAKNKQGTAKK
- a CDS encoding sugar phosphate isomerase/epimerase, with translation MNNVTRRGFLKTASIAAAAGSIPISALLPGQPLQAGVKEAARNRTFPFSFGIASYSFRTFKLEDAIEMTKRLGLKKLTLKEMHLPLNSSDEQIQAAVEKIKQAGLEADSCGVVYMKTEEEVQRAFAYAKKAGMKMIIGGPEPALLPAVEHAAKETDIICAIHNHGPTDRNFPSPESVYKAVANMDKRMGLCIDIGHTQRIGLDPTEQFSKCFDRVHDFHLKDESASQPSGTTVEIGRGVIDVAKLLREANRLKYSGTFHYEFEKDEKDPLPGLAESVGYVNGVLAVM